From one Peredibacter starrii genomic stretch:
- a CDS encoding type 1 glutamine amidotransferase family protein — protein sequence MKFQSFLIPRRKVIELCLLPIFLVVAYFIWPEIEVLSLFAFGYIWNWTASNDLTALFEDRRYRMSMLKMVVNLQNLILKPFGWAPEIVKRIIRVLPAGIFWYLVIYLNESHMPWWATFLGSAVFELLLLEISLFKKHKESV from the coding sequence ATGAAATTTCAATCGTTCCTGATTCCTAGACGTAAGGTCATTGAACTTTGTTTGCTTCCCATTTTTTTAGTCGTGGCCTATTTCATCTGGCCCGAGATTGAAGTCTTGAGTCTTTTTGCTTTCGGGTATATCTGGAACTGGACCGCTTCAAATGATCTAACTGCCTTGTTTGAAGATAGACGCTACCGCATGTCGATGCTCAAAATGGTAGTTAACCTCCAGAATCTCATCTTAAAACCATTTGGATGGGCGCCTGAAATTGTGAAGAGGATCATTAGAGTTTTACCTGCTGGAATCTTTTGGTATCTGGTCATTTATCTTAATGAGAGTCATATGCCTTGGTGGGCGACCTTTTTAGGAAGCGCGGTTTTTGAACTACTTCTTTTAGAAATCTCTCTCTTTAAAAAGCACAAGGAAAGTGTGTGA
- a CDS encoding Glu/Leu/Phe/Val dehydrogenase dimerization domain-containing protein encodes MLTLEKMYSMGHEEVVFFQDKSCGLKAIVGIHDTTLGPALGGTRLWPYANEEEALIDVLRLSRGMTYKNAISGLNLGGGKAVIIADPKNKNEALFRSFGRFIESLNGRYITAEDVNTSVEDIEHIFTETNHVTGVAQQNGGSGNPSPYTALGVFRGIEASVTKAFGSRSLKGKTVAIQGVGSVGFELAKLLTEAGANIVYTDVNERGIQRMKDAFPTAKFVSTNEIFSVACDVYAPCALGASINDETIPQLKAKIVCGAANNQLKEDRHGLILKEKGILYAPDYLVNAGGVMNVSIEFEGWADSKSRRMVDTIYDKTLEVFKISDEQNIPVNKAADVMAENRIAAMRSIKNGYLGVKINHRMPGQKRRF; translated from the coding sequence ATGTTAACTCTCGAAAAAATGTATTCAATGGGCCACGAAGAAGTTGTCTTCTTCCAGGATAAGTCTTGCGGTCTTAAAGCTATCGTAGGTATCCACGATACAACTCTAGGTCCAGCTCTGGGCGGAACTCGTCTATGGCCATATGCTAACGAAGAAGAAGCTCTAATCGACGTTCTTCGTCTATCTCGTGGTATGACTTATAAAAATGCTATCTCAGGTCTTAACCTTGGTGGCGGTAAAGCGGTAATCATCGCTGATCCAAAAAACAAAAACGAAGCTCTTTTCCGTTCATTCGGTCGCTTCATTGAATCTCTAAACGGTCGTTACATCACAGCTGAAGATGTAAACACTTCAGTAGAAGATATCGAACACATCTTTACAGAAACAAATCACGTAACTGGTGTTGCTCAACAGAACGGTGGTTCTGGTAACCCATCTCCGTATACAGCTCTTGGCGTGTTCCGCGGTATCGAAGCTTCTGTAACAAAAGCTTTCGGTTCTCGTTCACTTAAAGGCAAAACAGTGGCCATTCAAGGTGTTGGTTCAGTAGGTTTCGAACTTGCTAAACTTCTTACTGAAGCTGGTGCAAACATTGTTTATACAGACGTAAACGAGCGTGGAATTCAGCGTATGAAAGACGCTTTCCCAACTGCTAAGTTCGTTTCTACAAATGAAATCTTCAGCGTTGCTTGTGACGTATACGCTCCATGTGCACTTGGTGCTTCAATCAACGACGAAACAATTCCTCAATTGAAAGCTAAGATCGTTTGTGGTGCTGCTAACAACCAACTTAAAGAAGACCGTCACGGCCTTATCCTTAAAGAGAAAGGCATCCTTTACGCTCCAGACTACCTAGTAAATGCTGGTGGTGTAATGAACGTTTCGATCGAGTTCGAAGGTTGGGCAGACTCTAAATCTCGTCGTATGGTTGATACAATCTACGATAAGACTCTTGAAGTTTTCAAAATCTCTGACGAGCAAAACATTCCAGTTAACAAAGCTGCGGACGTAATGGCAGAGAACAGAATCGCTGCTATGAGAAGCATCAAGAACGGTTACCTTGGTGTTAAAATCAACCACAGAATGCCTGGTCAAAAAAGAAGATTCTAA
- a CDS encoding hemolysin family protein, giving the protein MSTDQEILVLVVSLLLSAFFSGSEAALLSLPHEKAKQIAEEHGLDSWAMKRWLQMPNDILTTILVGNNFVNILIATLSASIAERFFSNDALAISVGVTTMMILLFGEIAPKTVGRGHSEKFAATSVLILTGFYYLMWPVVKAFTKIIQLVLGKNANVRSRAVTKDDIEVMVEMAEETRTMDSKQIDLLNSILEFPSIKVKDIMVPRTSIEAIKKDSSFLEVIKMVREVAHSRYPVYDEDLDDVLGFLHVKDLAFMGPDEQKNFDITKYVKPPFFVYEHMKIQAVFDHMNRKKVHLALVKDENGIVVGMLTLEDIMEEIFGEIQDEHDDEEDLIPGVESAEGVLVPSTISLRDLYNEYDIEIPLNDNYSTLNGFLMEQLGNSFPKKGHLIIWDGYSFELVRVKSSEIKEVKIKSTTGLHLREPDKKESKETSDNDHHKAIGAK; this is encoded by the coding sequence ATGAGTACCGATCAAGAGATTTTAGTTCTTGTTGTTTCTCTCCTATTGTCTGCTTTTTTCTCGGGCTCTGAGGCCGCATTACTCTCACTTCCTCACGAGAAGGCGAAGCAAATCGCTGAAGAGCATGGCCTGGATTCTTGGGCCATGAAGCGTTGGCTGCAAATGCCAAACGATATTCTTACGACCATTCTAGTTGGAAACAACTTCGTTAATATTTTAATTGCGACTCTCTCTGCAAGTATTGCGGAAAGGTTTTTCTCAAATGATGCCCTCGCCATTAGCGTAGGTGTGACTACCATGATGATTCTGTTATTCGGAGAAATTGCGCCGAAGACGGTAGGTCGTGGTCACTCTGAGAAATTTGCTGCAACATCAGTTTTAATTCTAACTGGTTTTTATTATCTGATGTGGCCGGTTGTGAAGGCCTTCACCAAAATCATTCAATTGGTACTTGGTAAGAACGCGAACGTAAGAAGTCGTGCCGTCACGAAAGATGATATTGAAGTCATGGTTGAGATGGCGGAAGAGACCCGCACCATGGACTCAAAACAAATTGATCTACTGAACTCAATCCTTGAGTTTCCTTCGATCAAAGTAAAAGACATCATGGTTCCACGTACTTCAATTGAAGCGATCAAAAAAGATTCCAGCTTCCTTGAAGTGATTAAAATGGTTCGGGAAGTCGCTCATAGCCGCTATCCGGTTTACGACGAAGATTTAGATGATGTTCTAGGATTTTTACACGTAAAAGATCTGGCCTTCATGGGTCCGGATGAACAGAAAAACTTCGACATCACTAAGTATGTGAAGCCACCTTTCTTTGTGTACGAACACATGAAAATTCAGGCCGTATTCGATCACATGAACCGTAAGAAAGTTCACTTGGCCCTCGTGAAAGACGAGAACGGTATCGTCGTAGGAATGCTGACTTTGGAAGACATCATGGAAGAAATCTTTGGTGAAATTCAGGATGAGCATGATGATGAAGAAGATCTAATTCCGGGTGTGGAGAGTGCAGAAGGGGTACTTGTACCTTCAACGATTTCTCTTCGTGATCTTTATAATGAATACGATATTGAGATCCCGCTTAACGATAACTACTCAACGCTAAACGGCTTTTTGATGGAGCAGCTTGGTAATAGCTTTCCGAAGAAAGGTCACCTCATTATTTGGGACGGCTATTCATTCGAGTTAGTACGCGTAAAGAGTTCTGAGATTAAAGAAGTTAAGATCAAGTCGACTACTGGCCTGCACCTTCGCGAGCCAGATAAGAAAGAGTCTAAAGAAACTTCTGACAACGATCACCATAAGGCCATTGGAGCCAAGTAA
- a CDS encoding NUDIX hydrolase, producing the protein MKLLPVALALFYRQLPGNVLEVWTQVREDDGPYHGLLEFPGGKIEPGEEPVMGAVREVQEEVGIEVDPKLGRFMGIYTNPLPNKTILLNVFLFPDQPSLIGRGQWLKVENPDLSRPFTGQIPSPNHQIIDDLYHALYDRAHE; encoded by the coding sequence GTGAAACTTCTCCCGGTTGCTCTTGCTCTTTTTTACCGCCAACTTCCTGGAAACGTTTTAGAGGTTTGGACCCAGGTTCGTGAGGACGATGGGCCTTATCATGGTCTTTTGGAATTTCCCGGTGGAAAAATCGAGCCAGGTGAAGAACCAGTCATGGGAGCGGTGAGGGAAGTTCAGGAAGAAGTGGGGATAGAGGTTGATCCAAAACTTGGACGCTTCATGGGGATTTACACCAACCCACTTCCTAATAAGACGATTTTATTAAATGTATTTTTATTTCCGGATCAGCCGAGCCTGATTGGAAGAGGGCAGTGGTTAAAGGTTGAAAATCCTGATCTAAGTCGCCCTTTTACCGGCCAGATTCCTTCTCCAAACCATCAGATCATTGATGATCTCTATCATGCGCTATATGATAGGGCCCATGAATAG
- a CDS encoding beta strand repeat-containing protein: MNTLGLAFTLLITLFISSCQVKEKSSDGGLISDHVPTTNKFTLQTPTAKAYDEGETITFTVTFPFDIIMDTTGGDPRLRITVGAVTEYADYDISPNARTMTFKYVVGATDNDTNGIDVNALELNGSTLKFDNNGTITDCAIATVTTKNFPNVKIDTAGPTITALTVTNLPGNYHAYAKLNFQMTFSEPVYVTGTPKFTVNFHAAAQTAPQTQSADIEYVSGSGTNKLVFSYEIEPTLLDTNGFASISSSLDIGTDTLTDANGNDANLDMSGVTGAAITYSATVMLWGQYPNFVDIVMPADKTYLAGESLDFVIEFDRNVNVTGTPYLGITVGSTVRQAQYVSGTGTEFLTFRYALVPGDVDADGITVPTSITQNAGNIQDVTSPNRSFFVNATNNKLVIPSTAGIKANAVQPMAISATRGTDITNAVWGTALDNKWIIGQDLNVTIGFNTPITVTQTGGTPSIGLVIGSTTVQAPYISGDGQSSLIFRYTIQEGDLDTDGTIALGTITLNGGVLTDAHGTNVLSTLPASITTTFVDGVRPTISSITPATNGTYSNVNLATMNFIVNWSEAVNYSATGTGAAYVPMNVGGSTVNLQYAANNNTAAITHRPVTNGLSTYTDTDGVILSSPLMGTAVIKDAAGNTANVLTFNVPSTTGVLVDTTAPTIVSVTPVTANGTYRVGENLDFTVTFSEPVTTNVTATLPCITVTLNASGAGTECLRPTASTTNTVHTFRYTIVAADNDPDGIAVGTTISSSAYPTATGYVRDAGSNSVAAAFTSPTTTGILIDNTAPAQPTATSFSGTHESGETLSFVLTYSEPMYVTGGTPYIRVALTSGNIDFPLTSGDGTTTLTFSYTLTDNDYDFDGLSSTVNTITLNGATILDGGRNPATGTNTFQTQNLSTVRVVFANTKLWVKKDFVSLAKTGSPTVSNSGSISYTTCSSANDCRNFTGDDALNLGGALNNVETVFIVVKNPATLAVHDIFKNAITLSPGATTYDLTITYGNLWLNGTDRGTNTFFNVNRATGSVNVIQVDFDTPQDFTAGALIGTTFDGAIGEVMAISGSLTPAQKTIISNYLNGLY; this comes from the coding sequence ATGAATACGCTAGGATTGGCTTTTACACTTCTCATTACCCTCTTTATCTCCTCATGTCAGGTGAAGGAGAAGTCGTCTGATGGCGGATTGATTTCTGATCACGTACCTACTACTAATAAATTTACTCTCCAGACTCCAACTGCCAAGGCCTATGACGAAGGTGAAACCATCACTTTCACGGTCACTTTTCCATTCGACATCATCATGGATACGACCGGGGGAGATCCGCGACTTCGTATCACTGTAGGAGCAGTAACCGAGTACGCAGATTACGACATCAGCCCTAACGCACGTACTATGACTTTTAAGTATGTGGTGGGTGCCACTGATAATGACACCAATGGAATTGATGTAAACGCGCTTGAACTTAATGGCAGTACATTAAAATTTGATAACAACGGCACTATTACGGATTGCGCGATTGCGACAGTAACGACAAAAAATTTTCCGAACGTTAAAATAGATACTGCCGGCCCTACTATCACGGCCCTAACCGTTACAAACTTGCCTGGTAATTATCACGCCTATGCAAAACTAAATTTTCAAATGACTTTTAGTGAACCTGTTTATGTTACAGGGACACCAAAGTTTACTGTCAACTTTCATGCGGCAGCTCAAACGGCTCCGCAAACTCAATCGGCTGACATTGAGTATGTCTCCGGCTCCGGCACAAACAAACTTGTTTTTTCGTACGAGATTGAACCAACACTCTTAGATACGAATGGCTTTGCTTCCATTTCTTCTTCACTCGATATTGGCACAGATACTTTAACAGATGCGAATGGAAACGATGCAAACTTAGATATGTCAGGAGTGACTGGAGCGGCGATCACATATAGTGCTACCGTCATGCTTTGGGGTCAATATCCAAACTTCGTTGATATTGTTATGCCAGCAGATAAAACTTATCTCGCAGGTGAATCATTAGATTTTGTGATTGAATTTGATCGTAATGTTAATGTGACCGGAACTCCTTATTTGGGAATCACGGTTGGCTCGACTGTGAGACAGGCCCAATATGTTTCAGGTACTGGAACTGAATTTCTCACTTTCCGATATGCTCTCGTTCCAGGTGATGTTGATGCAGACGGGATCACTGTACCTACTTCTATTACTCAAAACGCTGGCAACATCCAGGACGTGACATCTCCAAATCGTAGTTTCTTTGTGAATGCTACAAACAATAAACTGGTTATTCCTTCGACCGCTGGAATTAAAGCGAATGCCGTTCAACCAATGGCGATCTCTGCAACTCGTGGCACTGATATTACTAATGCAGTCTGGGGCACGGCCCTGGATAATAAATGGATCATTGGACAAGATTTAAATGTAACAATTGGTTTCAACACACCCATTACTGTTACTCAAACCGGTGGTACACCTAGTATCGGACTTGTGATTGGTTCAACCACGGTTCAAGCGCCATATATTTCTGGTGATGGTCAAAGTTCTTTGATTTTCCGTTATACCATTCAAGAAGGCGATCTTGATACAGACGGGACAATTGCATTAGGAACAATCACATTAAATGGTGGTGTGTTAACAGATGCTCATGGAACTAACGTACTGAGTACATTACCAGCAAGTATTACCACAACATTTGTTGATGGTGTTCGACCAACTATTTCCTCTATAACTCCAGCAACCAATGGCACTTACTCAAACGTAAACCTTGCGACCATGAACTTTATTGTGAATTGGTCTGAGGCAGTTAACTATAGCGCAACCGGTACTGGTGCTGCTTATGTTCCCATGAACGTTGGTGGATCAACCGTTAATTTACAATATGCTGCCAATAACAATACTGCCGCAATTACTCACAGACCTGTGACAAATGGTCTATCGACTTATACAGATACCGATGGCGTTATTCTTTCTTCTCCGTTAATGGGAACTGCGGTCATAAAAGACGCTGCAGGAAACACGGCCAATGTTTTAACTTTTAATGTTCCTTCTACAACTGGCGTTCTCGTTGATACAACAGCACCCACTATTGTATCTGTCACTCCTGTCACAGCAAATGGAACCTATCGAGTCGGTGAAAACTTAGATTTCACAGTAACTTTTAGCGAGCCAGTAACCACTAATGTGACGGCAACTCTACCGTGTATTACAGTAACATTGAACGCCTCTGGGGCAGGAACTGAATGTTTACGTCCAACTGCAAGCACGACAAACACAGTACATACATTTCGATACACAATCGTAGCGGCCGACAATGACCCAGATGGCATTGCTGTTGGGACCACTATTTCTAGTAGCGCTTATCCGACCGCAACTGGATATGTACGAGATGCTGGCTCTAATTCGGTTGCGGCAGCCTTCACTTCGCCAACTACGACAGGTATTCTTATTGACAACACTGCACCCGCACAACCAACAGCCACTAGCTTTTCAGGAACTCACGAGAGCGGAGAAACATTATCATTTGTTCTAACTTATTCTGAACCAATGTATGTTACAGGCGGAACACCGTATATCAGAGTGGCACTCACGAGCGGTAACATTGATTTTCCTCTCACTTCCGGAGATGGAACAACAACTCTTACCTTCTCATACACACTTACTGATAACGATTATGATTTCGATGGTCTTTCTTCTACAGTAAACACCATTACGCTTAATGGTGCCACGATTCTCGATGGTGGGCGAAATCCTGCAACCGGAACCAATACTTTCCAAACACAGAACTTAAGCACTGTCAGAGTAGTGTTTGCGAATACAAAACTGTGGGTAAAAAAAGATTTTGTAAGTCTTGCTAAAACTGGTAGTCCTACTGTTAGTAACAGCGGTTCCATTTCTTATACAACATGCTCAAGTGCAAATGACTGTCGAAATTTTACAGGTGATGATGCTCTCAATTTAGGCGGTGCTCTCAATAACGTTGAAACCGTTTTCATCGTTGTTAAGAATCCAGCGACTCTTGCAGTCCATGATATCTTCAAGAATGCGATTACTCTTTCACCTGGTGCCACAACTTATGACCTTACCATAACTTATGGTAACCTCTGGTTGAACGGAACTGACCGCGGGACGAACACATTCTTTAACGTAAATAGAGCGACTGGCTCCGTTAACGTCATCCAAGTTGATTTCGATACTCCTCAAGACTTTACGGCGGGAGCATTGATTGGAACTACTTTTGATGGTGCGATTGGTGAGGTTATGGCAATTTCCGGATCATTAACTCCGGCACAAAAAACGATCATTAGTAATTATCTGAACGGTCTATACTAA
- a CDS encoding NAD(P)/FAD-dependent oxidoreductase codes for MDQKIYPVCVIGGGSAGIMAVLRTVLNNDECLFFPGSPKDKKRSRALWVRKIENMPAHFQYKRGIEEPNAETLKWIAESPFKDNLLIHKNVGVTSVVKKGEIFEITDSKNQVHLAEYIILCTGVMDVQPEIKGSIETVFDYANAQTIDYCLICDGHHVFQKRASVIGHGNGAAWVAIMLYERYQPENFAILTNGKKAEFQDDTKKLIEMYGIKVYEQEISDVLGQEKGKILEGFMLSDGTKFETDICFVSMGMIVYNEIAKQLGADLDERGFVKAEESGLTSISGLYVAGDLKANTKKQIYTAWDNAVNAANAINMKIRSKKRQQFKKD; via the coding sequence ATGGATCAAAAAATTTATCCTGTCTGTGTTATCGGCGGAGGTTCCGCCGGTATCATGGCAGTTCTTCGTACTGTTCTTAATAACGATGAATGTCTGTTCTTTCCTGGTTCTCCAAAGGACAAGAAGCGTTCGCGCGCTCTATGGGTAAGAAAGATTGAAAACATGCCGGCCCACTTTCAATACAAGCGTGGCATTGAAGAGCCGAATGCTGAAACGTTAAAGTGGATCGCGGAATCTCCTTTCAAAGATAATCTTCTTATTCATAAAAACGTGGGTGTGACGAGTGTCGTGAAGAAGGGCGAGATTTTTGAAATCACTGATTCTAAAAACCAGGTTCATCTCGCTGAGTATATTATCCTTTGTACTGGAGTGATGGATGTTCAACCTGAGATCAAAGGTTCAATTGAAACCGTTTTTGATTACGCCAATGCTCAGACCATTGATTACTGCTTAATCTGTGACGGTCATCACGTTTTTCAAAAACGCGCTTCCGTGATTGGACACGGTAATGGAGCTGCTTGGGTGGCGATTATGCTTTATGAGCGCTATCAACCCGAGAACTTTGCTATTCTGACGAATGGGAAAAAAGCCGAGTTTCAGGACGACACTAAAAAGCTCATTGAGATGTATGGAATCAAAGTTTACGAGCAAGAGATCTCAGATGTTCTGGGCCAAGAGAAAGGGAAAATCCTGGAAGGCTTCATGCTTTCGGATGGAACTAAATTTGAAACCGACATCTGTTTTGTATCGATGGGCATGATTGTTTATAACGAAATCGCCAAGCAGTTGGGTGCAGATTTGGATGAGCGTGGTTTTGTGAAGGCCGAAGAATCGGGGCTTACTTCAATTTCAGGTCTGTATGTAGCAGGGGATTTGAAGGCAAATACCAAGAAACAGATTTATACCGCTTGGGATAATGCTGTGAACGCGGCCAATGCCATCAACATGAAGATTCGTTCGAAAAAGCGTCAACAATTCAAAAAAGATTAA
- a CDS encoding 2Fe-2S iron-sulfur cluster-binding protein encodes MPRVSITDTTKTFDVNEGEILYDALYEHGEVLPHGCLSGSCGACRVEVTAGKEHLQPPGVIEQNTIDALKDEFRGQRGEDFIKNKEIRLSCRAKVHGDVTIVPIK; translated from the coding sequence ATGCCCAGGGTGTCAATTACAGACACGACGAAGACCTTTGACGTGAATGAAGGTGAGATTCTTTACGACGCTTTATACGAGCATGGAGAGGTATTACCTCATGGGTGCCTATCTGGGTCTTGCGGGGCCTGTCGGGTGGAAGTCACAGCAGGGAAAGAGCATTTGCAACCCCCTGGAGTCATTGAACAGAATACCATTGATGCCCTTAAAGACGAGTTTCGAGGGCAGCGAGGAGAGGATTTCATTAAAAACAAAGAAATCCGACTGTCTTGCCGGGCCAAGGTTCATGGGGACGTCACTATCGTCCCGATAAAATAA
- a CDS encoding SDR family oxidoreductase → MEKCAIVTGSSSGLGLEITKSLLFAGHTVFGGSRSGTEIEHDNFYDVELDITSEESVEEFYETVREFTDVIHLVVNNAGMCEMSPLTEMETETFEMHLATNTIGPFLMFKHLEPFIVKEETHIISILSTAAHYGYPNVAGYNASKFGQLGLIESLKKEWKNHKVRFTNLFPGAIDTPLWDKMGPKFGREKMLKTSDFMSVFNYLLHAPPSIQFPEITFLHREGYLE, encoded by the coding sequence ATGGAAAAGTGTGCGATTGTCACTGGTTCCTCCTCCGGTCTTGGTCTTGAAATCACAAAATCCCTTCTATTCGCAGGCCATACAGTGTTCGGTGGTTCCCGTTCTGGAACCGAAATCGAACATGATAATTTCTATGATGTTGAACTCGACATCACTTCCGAAGAATCAGTTGAAGAATTTTACGAAACCGTTCGTGAGTTTACTGATGTTATCCACCTGGTGGTGAATAACGCCGGAATGTGCGAAATGAGTCCTCTGACCGAAATGGAAACTGAGACTTTTGAAATGCATCTGGCGACCAATACCATTGGCCCGTTCCTGATGTTCAAGCACCTCGAGCCATTTATCGTAAAAGAAGAAACTCATATCATCTCGATTCTTTCTACTGCCGCTCACTACGGTTACCCAAATGTGGCCGGTTACAATGCTTCGAAGTTTGGCCAATTGGGCCTGATTGAGAGTTTAAAGAAAGAGTGGAAGAACCATAAAGTTCGCTTCACCAATCTTTTCCCTGGAGCAATTGACACTCCACTTTGGGACAAGATGGGGCCGAAGTTTGGTCGTGAGAAAATGTTGAAAACTTCAGATTTTATGTCGGTGTTTAACTATCTTCTTCACGCTCCACCGAGCATTCAATTTCCAGAAATCACTTTCCTTCACCGCGAAGGATATTTGGAATGA